A stretch of Synechococcus sp. WH 8020 DNA encodes these proteins:
- the pyrE gene encoding orotate phosphoribosyltransferase — MSQRFEHDPLLERLAKEAYRHGNFTLASGRSSDHYVNCKPVSLSGSGLALLCPAMLALVEADAAAVGGLTLGADPLVSGVALAAAQAGRFLNALIVRKQAKGHGTGAWLEGPLPEQGALVTVLEDVVTTGGSSIKAVEQLRAAGFTVNRVVTIVDREEGGAAAMQAAGLELHSLYRLEEVAAQSQEFKA; from the coding sequence ATGTCTCAACGTTTTGAACACGACCCCCTGCTGGAACGCCTAGCGAAAGAGGCTTACCGCCATGGCAACTTCACCCTCGCGTCCGGTCGCAGCAGCGATCACTACGTGAATTGCAAGCCGGTCAGCTTGAGCGGCTCAGGCCTAGCCCTGCTCTGCCCGGCGATGCTCGCTCTGGTCGAAGCCGATGCGGCAGCCGTTGGCGGCCTCACCCTGGGAGCCGATCCACTCGTGAGTGGTGTCGCCCTTGCTGCCGCCCAGGCAGGACGCTTTCTGAATGCTCTGATCGTGCGCAAGCAGGCCAAGGGACACGGCACCGGAGCCTGGCTGGAGGGTCCCCTTCCTGAGCAGGGCGCGCTCGTCACCGTTCTTGAGGATGTGGTCACCACCGGTGGATCATCCATCAAAGCTGTTGAACAACTCCGAGCCGCTGGCTTCACGGTGAATCGGGTGGTGACGATTGTTGACCGTGAAGAGGGAGGGGCTGCTGCGATGCAAGCCGCTGGCCTCGAGTTACACAGCCTGTATCGCCTGGAAGAGGTGGCCGCCCAGTCACAAGAGTTCAAAGCATGA